From Bacteroidales bacterium, a single genomic window includes:
- a CDS encoding protein BatD, with protein sequence MKRFISIVILILFSAVTIYAQTQFTADAPAQVIAGQRFRVVFTLANGDGENIQVPEFSGLDILYGPARSQSSQISIINGKTTSTKEESYTYTVVASKEGKFTIPSATITSNGKQYTSNQLTITVLPPDENAPSQASSQGTTQQVASNDDKTFARLVLSKTSVYEQEPILATIKIYTKAANIRSLDNAVFPSFEGFVVQDIPIQNPQIELEHYNGTNYQVVAVKQALLYPQRAGKITIDKGEFTVTVQVVRPMRGFFGMMQGYEDIEKSISTQSVNVNVKSLPSGKPSSFANAVGSFTIKSSLNNKTPKANEAITYKLQISGKGNLKYIKDPEITFPADFEVYDPKTDVDIKTTTSGVSGTRTIEYTIIPRSAGDFEIPSVEFSYFDLSSKSYKTISTQSYDVTVARGDNSQQGTMADFTNKEDLKVLAKDIRYIKNGDFELFKDATPIFGSFSYWIWYIVPTLLFIIYLIINRKQTQLNSNTQLLKTRKANKIATKRLKMASKYLKTYNKDMFYAEVLKAMWGYISDKLTIPISELSRENVSQELRTYGASEELVSQIINILDLCEFAQYAPSQGNDVMDRDYQEAIRVIGEMENIVKNK encoded by the coding sequence ATGAAAAGATTTATATCAATAGTAATTTTAATACTGTTTTCGGCAGTAACTATATATGCCCAAACACAATTTACTGCTGATGCACCTGCTCAAGTTATAGCAGGACAAAGGTTTAGGGTGGTATTTACCCTTGCAAATGGAGATGGAGAGAATATACAAGTTCCGGAATTTTCGGGATTGGATATCTTATATGGTCCTGCACGTTCACAGAGTTCTCAAATTTCAATCATTAATGGAAAAACAACCTCAACAAAAGAGGAGAGTTATACCTATACAGTAGTTGCATCAAAAGAAGGAAAATTTACTATACCTTCAGCAACAATAACTTCAAATGGAAAACAATATACCTCAAATCAGCTAACAATTACCGTATTACCTCCAGATGAAAATGCACCTTCTCAGGCATCCTCACAAGGAACCACACAACAAGTGGCAAGTAATGATGATAAGACATTTGCCAGATTGGTATTATCAAAAACATCAGTTTATGAACAAGAACCAATATTGGCAACTATAAAAATATATACTAAGGCGGCTAATATTAGAAGTTTAGACAATGCGGTATTCCCTTCATTTGAGGGATTTGTGGTACAGGATATTCCAATACAAAATCCTCAAATAGAATTAGAGCATTATAATGGAACAAATTATCAGGTAGTAGCAGTAAAACAAGCATTACTATATCCACAAAGAGCAGGTAAAATAACTATTGATAAGGGCGAATTTACTGTAACAGTACAAGTTGTTCGTCCTATGCGCGGATTCTTTGGTATGATGCAAGGGTATGAAGATATAGAAAAATCTATATCTACTCAATCTGTGAATGTAAATGTTAAATCATTACCATCAGGAAAACCATCATCATTTGCAAATGCTGTTGGAAGTTTTACAATTAAATCATCACTTAATAACAAAACGCCAAAAGCCAATGAGGCAATTACTTATAAATTACAGATAAGTGGAAAAGGTAATCTTAAATATATAAAAGATCCTGAAATAACGTTCCCTGCTGATTTTGAGGTTTATGATCCCAAAACAGATGTAGATATAAAAACAACAACCTCAGGTGTTAGTGGTACTCGTACAATAGAATATACTATTATTCCTCGAAGTGCAGGCGATTTTGAAATACCATCGGTAGAGTTCTCTTATTTTGATTTATCTTCAAAAAGCTATAAAACAATATCTACTCAAAGTTATGATGTAACGGTAGCTCGTGGGGATAATTCTCAACAAGGGACTATGGCAGATTTTACCAATAAAGAGGATTTAAAGGTATTAGCTAAGGATATAAGATACATTAAAAATGGAGACTTTGAATTATTTAAAGATGCTACTCCAATATTCGGATCTTTTTCATATTGGATTTGGTATATAGTACCAACACTATTGTTTATTATTTATTTAATAATAAATAGAAAACAAACCCAATTAAATTCAAATACACAACTTCTAAAAACTCGTAAAGCCAATAAGATTGCTACTAAGCGATTGAAAATGGCAAGTAAATATCTAAAAACATACAATAAAGATATGTTCTATGCCGAGGTATTAAAAGCAATGTGGGGATATATTAGTGATAAACTTACCATTCCTATATCGGAATTATCTCGTGAAAATGTTTCTCAGGAGTTAAGAACTTATGGGGCAAGTGAAGAACTTGTTTCACAAATTATAAATATATTAGATTTATGTGAATTTGCACAATATGCTCCCTCGCAAGGAAACGATGTAATGGACAGAGACTATCAAGAGGCAATAAGGGTGATAGGAGAGATGGAGAATATCGTAAAAAACAAATAA
- a CDS encoding tetratricopeptide repeat protein: protein MKRIYILIITIFIVSVSFAQTLQSAADAYSKENYIEAVQIYESLSDSVGVSPELYYNLGNSYYKLKNYPRAVLNYERAILLSPGDEDIKINLDMARANIVDKIDIVDRSFISVWFESIRNMASSNTWAILAIISFILFLVGIFLYIFNKQVLLKKIGFFGGIICLLFSVYTNVVSYKQKQKILIRDSAIIISPSVTIKSSPSQSGTDLFILHEGTKVKIIDEVGEWSEIKIDDGNSGWIKDSEMEII from the coding sequence ATGAAAAGAATATATATCCTGATAATAACAATATTTATTGTATCTGTTTCTTTTGCACAAACATTGCAATCTGCGGCAGATGCATATTCAAAAGAGAACTATATTGAGGCAGTTCAAATATATGAATCATTGTCTGATAGCGTTGGAGTGTCGCCAGAGTTATATTATAATTTAGGTAACTCATATTATAAGCTCAAAAACTATCCAAGGGCGGTATTGAATTATGAACGAGCAATTTTATTATCTCCCGGTGATGAAGATATAAAAATTAATTTAGATATGGCAAGAGCAAACATAGTTGATAAGATTGATATTGTTGACCGCTCTTTTATATCTGTATGGTTTGAATCTATAAGAAATATGGCATCATCAAATACATGGGCAATATTGGCGATAATATCATTTATATTATTTCTTGTAGGTATATTCCTTTATATATTCAACAAACAAGTATTATTAAAAAAGATAGGATTCTTTGGAGGTATAATTTGCTTACTGTTTTCGGTATATACAAATGTTGTTTCGTATAAACAAAAGCAAAAAATATTAATCAGGGATAGTGCTATAATAATCTCTCCAAGTGTAACAATAAAAAGTTCTCCATCACAAAGTGGTACCGATTTGTTTATACTTCATGAAGGAACAAAAGTGAAGATAATAGATGAAGTAGGAGAGTGGTCAGAGATAAAAATTGATGATGGGAATAGTGGCTGGATTAAAGATTCAGAGATGGAGATAATCTAA